A single Vibrio sp. YMD68 DNA region contains:
- the tssF gene encoding type VI secretion system baseplate subunit TssF, with amino-acid sequence MIQDKYFREELAFLKEQGREFTEIHPQLSRFLHGRTMDPDVERLLEGFAFLTARLREKVEDEFPELTHSMINMLWPNYLRPIPSMTILAFTPNKSVSEKQIINKGTQVDSKSIFGTKCHFSTCRNVDLYPLICTDVKAQHTREATTINLCLKMLGDTTVGNTGLDSLRFYLGGDKYSSQMIYLWLNHYLDKVTVDVNSTQFPLNKGCFKTVGFDSGDALLPYPTNVYAGYRVLQEYLSFPEAFHFFDLAGLDRVIPKNVAGELSIQLHFSKTLPADVRVQKDNFQLYCTPIINLFEHDADPIALSGRQSEYRITPSSRYPSHYEVFKIESVTGWQASTNEGKRVRGTKRVYSSFESFQHEVERARNRKALYYRSRVRESIRDDGFDSFISFIRSDETVSFDVDEAISIKLSCTNRLLPLELGVGDICEPTDTSPPFATFSNLSIPSQSLRPVLDGSLLWTLISNLSLNYLSLLSKDALSSVLRAYDFRALVDRQAERISRQRLDAIQKIESKPIDKILHGLPVRGLQSTLHIDQSGFGSEGDLYLFGTVLSHFFALYASINSFHELHVFNTTNQERYTWSTQTGMQPLI; translated from the coding sequence ATGATTCAAGACAAGTATTTCAGAGAAGAGCTCGCATTTCTCAAAGAGCAAGGGCGTGAATTTACCGAGATTCACCCACAACTCTCACGTTTCTTGCACGGTAGAACAATGGACCCTGACGTTGAAAGACTACTTGAGGGTTTTGCATTTCTAACCGCACGCTTACGAGAAAAAGTCGAGGATGAATTCCCTGAGCTCACACACTCTATGATCAATATGCTCTGGCCCAATTACCTAAGGCCAATCCCAAGTATGACGATTTTGGCTTTTACGCCAAATAAAAGTGTGAGTGAAAAACAGATAATAAATAAAGGAACGCAAGTCGATAGTAAGTCGATTTTTGGTACAAAATGCCACTTTAGTACTTGCCGCAATGTTGACCTTTACCCGTTAATCTGCACGGATGTAAAAGCGCAACATACTCGCGAAGCGACAACGATAAACCTTTGCCTTAAAATGCTAGGTGACACAACGGTAGGCAATACGGGGCTTGATAGTCTTCGCTTTTATCTTGGTGGGGATAAATACAGTTCGCAGATGATTTATTTGTGGCTCAATCACTATCTAGACAAGGTGACTGTTGACGTTAATAGCACTCAATTTCCACTTAATAAAGGCTGTTTTAAAACCGTTGGTTTTGACAGTGGTGACGCTCTACTCCCTTACCCAACCAACGTTTATGCAGGGTATCGTGTTTTACAGGAATACTTGTCCTTCCCTGAAGCGTTTCACTTTTTTGATTTGGCCGGTCTTGATAGGGTAATTCCGAAAAATGTCGCTGGGGAGCTTTCAATACAATTGCATTTTTCAAAGACACTACCAGCCGATGTTCGAGTTCAGAAAGATAACTTCCAGTTGTATTGCACACCGATCATCAATTTATTTGAGCACGATGCGGACCCTATCGCGCTGTCTGGTCGCCAATCTGAATATCGTATTACTCCGTCGAGTCGTTACCCCTCTCATTATGAAGTGTTCAAAATTGAGTCGGTAACGGGATGGCAAGCTTCAACAAATGAAGGTAAACGAGTTCGGGGCACTAAGCGTGTCTACTCATCATTTGAAAGCTTTCAGCACGAAGTTGAAAGAGCGCGTAATCGTAAGGCTCTTTACTATCGTTCTCGAGTTAGAGAAAGCATTCGTGATGATGGCTTTGATTCTTTTATTTCGTTCATCCGCAGTGATGAGACGGTCTCATTCGATGTAGATGAAGCCATTTCAATTAAGCTCAGTTGTACTAACCGTTTGTTGCCACTTGAACTTGGCGTTGGTGATATTTGTGAGCCTACCGATACATCTCCCCCGTTCGCCACCTTTTCCAACCTATCGATACCCTCACAATCGCTACGCCCAGTGTTAGATGGAAGTCTGTTGTGGACGTTGATTTCCAACTTGTCACTCAATTACTTGTCACTGCTATCGAAAGATGCACTCAGCAGTGTGCTGCGTGCTTACGACTTTCGAGCTCTGGTCGATCGCCAAGCCGAACGAATATCGAGGCAACGACTTGATGCGATACAAAAAATTGAATCCAAGCCAATTGATAAAATTCTACATGGACTTCCAGTCAGAGGGTTGCAATCTACCTTGCACATCGACCAATCAGGTTTTGGCTCAGAAGGTGACTTATACCTATTTGGTACAGTATTGAGTCATTTCTTTGCTTTATACGCAAGTATTAACTCATTTCATGAACTTCATGTGTTCAACACGACGAATCAAGAGAGGTATACATGGAGCACTCAGACCGGGATGCAACCACTCATTTAG
- the tssG gene encoding type VI secretion system baseplate subunit TssG: protein MEHSDRDATTHLANKLGQTVEASMLPQNVYDYNFYQLVELLLKLFELNPEDDDWERQCQLVFSGNTSLGFSTSDVSRLDKHDERLVMLTNFFGVSGAQSPLPGFVVEQLLNEAPGGFKQPFFDFFNNRLINLVYRIWRKYRYFVRFQPDAQDDFSTQLLSLVGLGSPDLRGDTPINWCKMLAYSGTLAGRSRSPQVVSGIIAHCFDLDDVEIRQWTRRKVLIDPTQQTTLGKANAQLGMTSIVGESVIDCNGKFTICIRQLSQKKYSDFLPSGQEFEPLCKLVEFILREQIAYDLELTMTDTEALNVILGEQPGVALGWTSFLGNNSQNKRVLIQVRP, encoded by the coding sequence ATGGAGCACTCAGACCGGGATGCAACCACTCATTTAGCAAATAAGTTGGGTCAAACCGTTGAGGCTTCCATGTTGCCGCAAAACGTTTATGACTATAACTTCTATCAGCTTGTTGAGTTGTTGCTAAAGTTGTTCGAATTAAATCCAGAAGATGATGATTGGGAGCGCCAGTGCCAACTCGTTTTTAGTGGCAATACCAGTCTCGGTTTTTCGACGTCTGATGTCAGTCGCCTCGACAAACATGATGAGCGCCTAGTGATGTTGACGAATTTTTTTGGTGTATCAGGTGCGCAGTCACCACTACCGGGATTTGTCGTTGAGCAATTACTTAATGAAGCTCCGGGGGGCTTTAAACAACCATTTTTCGATTTTTTTAATAATCGATTAATTAATCTGGTGTACCGAATTTGGCGCAAGTATCGCTACTTTGTGCGTTTTCAACCGGATGCACAAGATGACTTTTCCACTCAACTGTTGTCATTGGTTGGCCTCGGCTCTCCCGATTTACGCGGTGATACACCCATCAACTGGTGCAAAATGTTGGCTTATTCTGGCACCTTGGCAGGACGAAGTCGCTCTCCGCAAGTCGTCTCTGGGATCATCGCCCACTGTTTTGATTTGGATGACGTCGAAATTCGCCAATGGACAAGGCGCAAAGTGTTGATTGACCCTACCCAACAAACCACCTTGGGCAAAGCGAATGCACAACTAGGGATGACCAGCATAGTGGGAGAATCAGTTATTGACTGCAACGGGAAATTTACGATTTGTATTCGCCAATTATCACAAAAAAAATATTCTGATTTTTTACCATCAGGTCAAGAGTTTGAACCACTGTGTAAGTTGGTTGAATTTATTTTACGTGAGCAAATAGCATACGACTTAGAACTAACGATGACTGACACCGAAGCGCTTAATGTCATATTGGGCGAACAACCCGGGGTCGCGCTCGGTTGGACGTCTTTCCTTGGCAACAACTCACAAAACAAACGTGTATTAATACAAGTAAGGCCATAA